Proteins encoded together in one Thamnophis elegans isolate rThaEle1 chromosome 10, rThaEle1.pri, whole genome shotgun sequence window:
- the ZNF639 gene encoding zinc finger protein 639, producing the protein MNEHPKKRKRKTLHPSRYSDSSGIPKYIDNSGIFSDHCYSVCSMKQLDTKVPESRGRFHNTTSSIDTEEDGSPVYAGTSQWSGIQSNVPGTHLMDPKKKDKNNNNGVFKDSCESPVFSDSLTEEEKPLDIQTVEISTTEVQAVEVHDIETQTVSPEKLEAEEAEEIPVGSCKGLDKNPPSNAAIPPKWPLLRANSSGLYKCERCTFNSKYFSDLKQHMVLKHKTCPEGNICRVCKETFSSKKVLIEHLKLHDEDPYVCKYCDYKTVMIENLSQHIADTHFSDHLYWCEQCDVQFSSSSELYLHFQEHSCDELYLCQFCEHETSDPEDLHSHVVNEHAGRLIELSDSYNSRQPQGHYSLVNKISFDKCKNFFVCQVCGFRSRLHTNVNRHVAIEHTKIFPHVCDECGKGFSGMLEYCKHLNGHLTEGIYLCQYCEYSTGQIGDLRSHLDFRHSAELPHKCTDCLMRFGNERDLLSHLQIHETA; encoded by the exons ATTCTTCAGGAATTCCAAAATACATAGATAATAGTGGCATATTTTCTGACCATTGTTACAGTGTCTGTTCCATGAAACAGCTAGACACAAAAGTTCCTGAAAGCCGAG GTCGATTTCATAACACGACGTCTAGTATAGATACTGAGGAGGATGGCAGCCCGGTGTATGCTGGGACATCTCAGTGGAGTGGGATCCAGTCTAATGTTCCGGGGACACATTTGATGGACCCTAAGAAAAAAG ataaaaacaacaataacggAGTTTTTAAAGATTCGTGCGAGTCCCCTGTCTTCAGTGACAGTTTGACGGAAGAGGAGAAGCCTTTGGACATTCAAACTGTAGAGATCTCCACTACTGAAGTCCAAGCTGTAGAGGTCCATGACATTGAAACTCAGACCGTTTCCCCCGAGAAACTTGAAGCAGAAGAGGCAGAGGAAATCCCAGTTGGAAGTTGCAAGGGGCTTGACAAAAATCCTCCTTCGAACGCCGCCATTCCGCCCAAATGGCCCCTGCTACGAGCAAACAGCAGCGGTTTGTACAAATGTGAACGGTGCACGTTTAACAGCAAGTATTTCTCTGACCTGAAGCAGCACATGGTGCTAAAGCATAAAACCTGCCCCGAGGGCAACATCTGTCGCGTGTGCAAGGAAACCTTCTCTTCCAAAAAAGTGCTCATTGAACACTTGAAACTTCATGACGAGGACCCCTACGTTTGCAAATATTGCGACTACAAAACTGTGATGATTGAAAACCTGAGCCAGCATATAGCGGACACGCATTTCAGCGACCATCTTTACTGGTGTGAGCAGTGTGATGTTCAGTTCTCTTCCAGTAGCGAGTTATACCTCCATTTCCAGGAGCACAGCTGTGATGAGCTCTACCTGTGCCAGTTCTGTGAGCACGAGACGAGCGACCCCGAAGACTTGCACAGCCATGTGGTGAATGAGCACGCGGGCCGGTTGATAGAGCTGAGCGACAGCTACAACAGCAGGCAGCCCCAGGGCCATTACAGCCTGGTCAACAAGATCAGCTTTGACAAGTGCAAGAACTTCTTTGTGTGTCAAGTGTGCGGCTTCCGCAGCAGGCTTCACACCAATGTCAATCGCCACGTGGCGATAGAGCACACCAAAATATTCCCTCATGTTTGCGATGAATGTGGGAAAGGCTTCTCAGGCATGTTGGAATATTGCAAACACTTAAACGGCCACCTGACTGAAGGCATTTATTTGTGTCAATATTGCGAATATTCGACAGGACAGATTGGAGACCTCAGAAGTCACTTGGACTTCAGGCATTCAGCTGAACTGCCTCACAAGTGCACTGATTGTTTGATGAGGTTTGGTAACGAAAGAGACCTTTTGAGTCATCTTCAGATACACGAAACTGCTTGA